The Actinomycetota bacterium genome includes a window with the following:
- the bioA gene encoding adenosylmethionine--8-amino-7-oxononanoate transaminase: MSLDLPHDQLVELNRRYLWNPFTQMKGYFESDPLVITRGEGVRLFDAEGRSYLDGNSSLWLNIHGHNRPELNAAITEQLGRIAHSTLLGMGNVPAIELAERLAAITPEGLEKVFYSDSGATAVEIGLKIAHAYWRRVGRPEKSGFLSFRNGYHGDTIGAMSVGGIDLFHDEFGPLLFGVERAPFPNAYRFAGTEQECSAACLAEVESILEHKGHELACVVVEPLVQGAGGMVTMPEGFLGALANLCRQYRVLLLADEVATGFGRTARMFACDHEGVKPDIMAIGKGLTGGYLPVAATLTTDRIYEAFLGEHTQMKTFFHGHSFTGNQLGCAVALASLDLFENDRLVERVQASAAQVADLLKPLTRMAHVGDVRQRGLMVGIELVEDRETKTGFPWERATGAKVCRRARDLGMITRPLGDVVVFMPPLVTSAGELAEMAGILHKAIEEVTGP, from the coding sequence GTGAGTCTAGACCTACCACATGACCAGCTCGTCGAGCTGAACCGCCGTTACCTCTGGAACCCGTTCACCCAGATGAAGGGCTACTTCGAATCCGACCCCCTGGTGATCACGCGGGGCGAGGGCGTGCGGCTGTTCGACGCCGAGGGCAGGTCGTACCTGGACGGCAACTCCTCTTTGTGGCTGAACATCCACGGCCACAACCGCCCGGAGCTGAACGCAGCAATCACCGAGCAGCTCGGGCGGATCGCCCACTCCACGCTGCTCGGGATGGGCAACGTGCCGGCGATCGAACTGGCGGAACGCCTGGCGGCCATCACCCCGGAAGGCCTGGAGAAGGTCTTCTACTCCGACAGCGGGGCGACCGCGGTCGAGATCGGCCTGAAGATCGCCCACGCCTACTGGCGTCGGGTGGGCCGGCCGGAGAAGTCCGGCTTTCTCAGCTTCCGCAACGGCTACCACGGCGACACCATCGGGGCGATGAGCGTCGGGGGCATCGACCTGTTCCACGACGAGTTCGGCCCCCTGCTCTTCGGGGTCGAGCGGGCGCCCTTCCCGAACGCCTACCGGTTTGCCGGGACCGAGCAGGAGTGCTCGGCGGCGTGCCTGGCCGAGGTCGAGTCGATCCTGGAGCACAAAGGCCACGAGCTCGCGTGTGTGGTCGTGGAGCCTCTGGTCCAGGGCGCCGGAGGCATGGTGACGATGCCCGAGGGGTTCCTCGGCGCCCTGGCGAACCTGTGCCGGCAGTACCGCGTCCTGCTTCTGGCCGACGAAGTCGCCACCGGGTTCGGCCGCACGGCCCGGATGTTCGCGTGCGACCACGAGGGAGTGAAGCCCGACATCATGGCGATCGGCAAAGGCCTCACGGGCGGCTACCTGCCGGTCGCCGCCACGCTGACCACCGACCGGATCTACGAAGCATTCCTAGGTGAGCACACCCAGATGAAGACCTTTTTCCACGGTCACTCGTTCACCGGCAACCAGCTCGGTTGTGCGGTGGCGCTGGCGAGCCTCGATCTGTTCGAAAACGACCGGCTGGTGGAACGGGTGCAGGCGTCGGCGGCGCAGGTGGCCGACCTTTTGAAGCCGCTGACCCGCATGGCGCACGTCGGGGACGTCCGGCAGCGGGGCCTGATGGTGGGCATCGAGCTGGTGGAGGACCGTGAGACAAAGACCGGCTTCCCGTGGGAGCGGGCGACCGGCGCCAAGGTATGCCGGCGGGCCCGGGACCTGGGGATGATCACCCGGCCCCTCGGCGATGTGGTGGTCTTCATGCCGCCTCTGGTTACCTCCGCCGGGGAGCTGGCCGAGATGGCGGGCATTCTGCACAAGGCGATCGAGGAGGTGACCGGACCTTGA
- a CDS encoding alpha/beta fold hydrolase: MTSTFVLIHGAWHGGWCWDRVAGRLREQGHTALCPDLPGHGADETTPAKVTLRSYTEAVEQVLESLSEPAVLVGHSLGGAVVSQVSENRPEKVGKAVYLSAFLLRNGESIWRHESPAIPTPSVLSKPNLRMDDKERTLNIDPAVIPEGFYNGCSANEVAAAMARWRPEPLAPILTDLSLTEGRFGNVSRLYITCQRDHVIPLAAQQDMCRLTPCEVIARMGCGHSPFLSHPQDLAAVLERL, translated from the coding sequence TTGACGAGCACCTTTGTGCTGATCCACGGCGCATGGCACGGCGGATGGTGCTGGGACCGGGTGGCAGGCAGGCTCAGGGAGCAGGGACATACGGCATTGTGCCCGGACCTGCCGGGCCACGGAGCGGATGAGACCACCCCGGCCAAGGTGACGTTGCGTTCCTACACCGAAGCGGTGGAGCAGGTACTGGAGAGCCTGAGTGAGCCGGCGGTCCTGGTAGGCCACAGCCTGGGAGGAGCAGTGGTCTCCCAGGTGTCCGAGAACCGCCCGGAGAAAGTAGGCAAGGCGGTATACCTGTCCGCGTTCCTGCTGCGAAACGGAGAGTCGATCTGGCGTCATGAGTCGCCGGCAATTCCAACACCGAGCGTACTGAGCAAGCCGAACCTGAGGATGGACGACAAGGAAAGAACCCTGAACATCGACCCGGCAGTAATCCCGGAAGGCTTCTACAACGGTTGTTCTGCAAACGAAGTCGCCGCCGCGATGGCCCGGTGGAGACCGGAGCCGCTGGCCCCGATATTGACGGATCTATCGCTGACCGAGGGCCGGTTCGGAAATGTGTCTCGCCTCTACATCACTTGCCAGCGGGACCATGTGATTCCCCTGGCCGCGCAACAAGATATGTGCCGGCTGACGCCATGCGAGGTTATCGCACGCATGGGTTGCGGACATTCACCTTTTCTGTCCCACCCGCAGGATTTGGCTGCCGTACTAGAGCGGCTGTAG